The proteins below come from a single Chelmon rostratus isolate fCheRos1 chromosome 12, fCheRos1.pri, whole genome shotgun sequence genomic window:
- the arhgap21b gene encoding rho GTPase-activating protein 21, translating to MMASRWVHEDDERQQARSSFCENEFPEWGGLADSTAGQYPTEEEFSWPRPKTVLLRRTSQGFGFTLRHFIVYPPESTVHCFPEEDHGHRGRQRNRLEPMDTIFVKQVKDGGPAHGAGLCTGDRLVKVNGASIIGKAYCEVISLIQDSGDFLELCVMPKDEDILQLAYSQDAYLRGHSSYSGNARHIPEPPPVCYPRVDCKPTGMAQATDSAEQVCRGPTAPPDHGYRKEITVPPSPPPQSFPKSQMAVCMRNDSVRTVVVPPDAAHMGRVGPAHRIDYMDPVFVRGRPGSLAQYPHPRKADVYPSGPGMLPYGGQAPHYPANHQNIDWRTYQTYREYIDNKGIHSHGSRTIQERLDNLRATSQTSFGAAHHIPRGDWGPKGMRRRSTSHERSYQGPPPHFQIAPRSASQDRMSSAERMGQTRNWPPRSVSQDGLMHKARSTDYVDPAELACPSERRGGYGRADQGTRPSRQSVPRHAMVYRPSVAYSGGMRGAHNPALYSKGPDSLQTRSSPMLSDRPLHFGKSTSAEHSLTDQRVAVKGNHAAYTTKQGLSRMRAETMQPVEAGRDAALVGHRSSSCSATKQMPQRPSILKPPHPDSQSQVNGRSPTETGVILREKPPSGKNPSPLRHPSYILAVTDDGADSTADVAACWLPNDARREIHIRRLGEQCHTSCSSNLDESLDSIPFIDEPISPSVDRNAAHIPPSAVISVAPSITTGPSSPGSPCPPIRRQLSHDQESLRSALLESDTASKTERSKSYDEGLDNYQEEGRGRSSSKHMPSLRGLRKALDGHKSSGDSGSRRDSSSDVFADSSKEGFLNFRQLTTDKNKRVGGGMRSWKQMYAVLQGHTLTLYKDRKDAVSHASTQSDEDPLRISIKACLIDISYSDTRRKNVLRLTTSACEYLFQAEGRDDMLTWIRVIQDNSDPDEENPSVTSQDLISRKIKEYNMMSTPSSRSEPSPKTSRQSLSIKQAFLGGKTDGRIHSPHSPKPGEEGRALKDDSSPPRDRAAWKIGIAGIMRKPFEKKTPAGVTFGVRLDDCPPAQTNRFVPLIVEVCCKVVEERGLEYTGIYRVPGNNASISSMQEELNSKGMTDIDIQEDKWRDLNVISSLLKSFFRKLPEPLFTNEKYADFIEANRTEDSVERLKELKRLIHELPDHHFETLKFLCAHLKKVSDNCEKNKMEPRNLAIVFGPTLVRTSEDNMANMVNHMPDQCKIVENLIQQYDWFFTDDCDEEPVTTAEQESTVQSQPVPNIDHLLSNIGRTAPSPGEVSDSACSDSYKSKGLWGSGKDQCSKEMLRSSFFASRKRKKPKDKAHPSSSDDDLDAVFPKKELPEESQQQPLWSPDSRTEEEGETDENSEKEKYRNSSEEQLDSPNRKESLSCSLVSQPSPSLPPEHISSALQAGSPYASPSHSPNLSYRMPMAHQSSLSDPPSNYDDTVSDLGTMNSTSSQASVPRVRRGKTAALGPEAGPSGLGAEVCSITSDYSTTSSMTFLTGAELSTLSPEVQSVAESRGGDDADDERSELISEGRPMETDSESDLSVFTVAKTDQRELQETHRPLPSHRLIECDTLSRKKAAQQKTNSESSLDGAWSDKDSNRLSRVLGSVKGRSTGSLSSSSRSELDKAEPAWKLKITDRLKVRLRMSVDDMFGVGSQRSRSPEGRSKKKNIRRRHTMGGQRDFAELSVLGDWQVGIGSGSRSELSAVDQLKPKCSSQDFSIGDWIARERHRTSNPEVSLDLSEQQGGLCGANLGASSSSDPPHRPAEVLNGDVPQSKNLSLSATAHPHKLTSSQVVHSRFYQYL from the exons AATGAATTTCCAGAGTGGGGAGGCTTGGCTGATTCTACTGCAGGGCAATACCCAACAGAAGAGGAGTTCTCGTGGCCAAGACCTAAAACCGTGCTTTTGCGTCGAACTTCCCAAGGATTCGGCTTCACTCTGCGCCACTTCATCGTGTACCCACCGGAGTCGACCGTACACTGCTTCCCG gagGAAGATCATGGCCACAGAG GGAGACAACGGAATAGGCTAGAACCAATGGACACCATTTTCGTGAAGCAAGTGAAGGACGGGGGTCCTGCTCACGGAGCTGGACTTTGCACAG GTGATCGACTAGTGAAGGTGAATGGAGCAAGCATCATTGGGAAAGCCTATTGTGAGGTTATATCCTTGATCCAGGACAG TGGTGACTTTCTAGAACTTTGTGTGATGCCAAAAGATGAGGATATACTGCAACTG GCCTACTCCCAGGATGCCTACCTCCGTGgccacagcagctacagtggAAATGCCCGTCACATTCCTGAGCCACCCCCAGTATGCTACCCCAGAGTAGACTGTAAGCCTACGGGCATGGCCCAGGCGACAGACTCAGCAGAGCAGGTCTGCCGAGGGCCAACTGCACCACCAGACCATGGGTACCGCAAGGAGATCACCGTgccaccatctcctcctcctcaatcATTTCCAAAAAGCCAGATGGCAGTGTGCATGCGCAATGACAGCGTGAGGACTGTGGTGGTTCCTCCTGATGCAGCCCATATGGGGCGCGTGGGTCCAGCACATAGGATAGATTATATGGACCCTGTGTTTGTCAGGGGCAGACCTGGGTCTCTGGCCCAGTATCCTCACCCTCGAAAGGCTGATGTCTATCCCAGTGGTCCAGGAATGCTTCCATATGGAGGTCAGGCACCTCACTACCCAGCCAATCATCAAAACATTGATTGGCGCACTTACCAAACATACAGGGAGTACATTGACAACAAAGGAATTCATTCCCATGGTAGTCGGACTATCCAGGAGAGGCTTGACAATTTGCGAGCTACCAGTCAAACCTCCTTTGGCGCTGCTCATCACATTCCCCGGGGAGACTGGGGACCTAAGGGGATGCGACGGAGGAGTACCTCTCATGAACGGTCATACCAAGGTCCTCCACCCCACTTTCAGATTGCCCCACGCAGTGCTTCGCAGGACCGCATGAGCAGTGCAGAGAGAATGGGCCAAACAAGGAACTGGCCCCCTCGAAGCGTGTCCCAAGATGGTCTAATGCACAAAGCCCGGTCCACGGACTATGTTGACCCTGCAGAGCTGGCTTGTCCcagtgagaggaggggagggtaTGGAAGGGCGGACCAAGGTACGAGGCCCAGCAGACAGTCTGTCCCCAGGCATGCCATGGTGTACAGACCTTCTGTTGCATACAGTGGTGGCATGAGAGGGGCACACAACCCTGCTCTCTACTCTAAAGGACCAGATTCTCTTCAGACCCGCTCCTCACCTATGCTTTCAGACAGACCCTTGCATTTTGGAAAGAGCACAAGTGCTGAGCATTCTCTTACTGACCAAAGAGTTGCAGTCAAAGGAAACCATGCAGCCTACACTACCAAACAAGGCCTGAGCAGGATGCGGGCTGAAACCATGCAGCCTGTGGAGGCAGGCAGAGATGCAGCATTGGTAGGACACAGGTCTTCTTCATGCTCTGCCACGAAACAGATGCCTCAGAGGCCTAGCATCCTCAAACCACCTCACCCAGACTCACAGAGTCAGGTAAACGGGCGAAGCCCTACAGAGACGGGGGTCATTCTAAGGGAGAAGCCCCCCTCTGGAAAGAATCCCAGCCCTCTGCGGCACCCCTCTTACATCTTGGCTGTAACCGATGATGGAGCAGATTCCACAGCAGATGTGGCAGCATGCTGGCTTCCCAACGATGCACGACGAGAGATACATATACGCCGCCTTGGGGAACAATGTCACACCTCGTGTTCCAGCAACCTGGATGAGTCTCTGGACTCCATTCCATTCATCG ATGAGCCAATCAGCCCCAGTGTCGACCGGAATGCCGCTCATATTCCACCCTCGGCTGTGATATCTGTTGCACCATCCATAACTACAGGTCCCTCCAGCCCAGGCTCACCGTGCCCTCCCATTCGTCGTCAGCTGTCACATGACCAAG AGTCCCTGAGAAGCGCTTTGCTGGAGTCTGACACAGCCAGTAAAACTGAGCGGTCCAAATCCTACGATGAGGGTCTGGATAACTACCAGGAGGAGGGCAGGGG GAGATCTTCCAGTAAGCATATGCCCAGTCTCAGGGGCCTGAGAAAG GCTTTGGATGGGCATAAGTCTTCTGGGGATTCTGGATCTCGAAGGGATTCTTCTTCGGATGTCTTTGCAGATTCTTCCAAAGAAGGTTTCCTCAATTTTAGACAACTCACTACAGATAAAAACAAG CGTGTTGGTGGGGGAATGAGATCGTGGAAGCAGATGTATGCTGTTTTGCAAGGTCACACCCTCACTCTCTACAAAGACAGGAAGGATGCCGTGTCTCATGCTTCCACACAATCTGACGAGGACCCGCTGCGAATCAGCATCAAGGCCTGTCTGATTGACATCTCCTACAGCGACACAAGACGCAAGAATGTGCTGCGACTCACCACCTCAGCCTGCGAGTATTTGTTCCAGGCAGAAGGGAGGGACGACATGCTGACTTGGATCCGAGTAATTCAGGATAACAGTGACCCAGATGAAGAG AATCCTTCTGTAACAAGTCAGGACTTGATCAGTCGAAAGATCAAAGAATACAACATGATGAG TACTCccagcagcaggtctgaacCCTCCCCCAAAACCTCCCGTCAGTCCCTCAGCATCAAACAAGCCTTCCTGGGAGGTAAAACAGACGGCAGGATCCACAGCCCTCATTCGCCCAAaccaggagaggagggaagggcaCTGAAAG ATGACTCCAGTCCACCTCGGGACCGAGCTGCTTGGAAAATTGGCATTGCAGGGATCATGAGGAAGCCTTTTGAAAAAAAGACTCCAGCTGGGGTCACGTTCGGGGTGCGGCTGGATGACTGTCCACCTGCACAGACTAACAGG TTTGTTCCTCTGATCGTGGAGGTGTGCTGTAaagtggtggaggagagaggtcTGGAGTACACAGGAATATACAGGGTCCCCGGGAACAACGCTTCCATCTCCAGCATGCAGGAGGAGCTCAACAGCAAAGGCATGACTGACATCGACATCCAGGAAGAT AAATGGCGGGACCTCAATGTCATCAGTAGTTTACTGAAGTCCTTTTTCCGAAAACTTCCAGAACCTCTGTTTACAAATG AAAAGTATGCTGATTTTATTGAAGCCAACAGAACAGAAGACTCTGTGGAGAGATTAAAGGAGCTCAAGAGGCTG ATCCATGAATTGCCTGATCATCACTTTGAAACTCTGAAATTTCTTTGTGCTCACCTTAAGAAGGTTTCTGACAACTGTGAAAAGAACAAG ATGGAGCCTCGTAACTTGGCAATCGTGTTTGGTCCTACGCTCGTCAGAACCTCTGAGGACAACATGGCCAACATGGTTAACCACATGCCAGACCAGTGCAAGATAGTTGAGAACCTTATCCAGCAATACGACTGGTTCTTCACTGATGACTGTGATGAGGAACCTGTT ACCACAGCTGAGCAGGAAAGCACAGTGCAGTCTCAGCCTGTGCCCAATATAGACCACCTGCTGTCCAACATTGGACGGACGGCACCTTCACCCGGCGAAGTCTCAG ATTCAGCATGTAGTGACTCCTACAAATCAAAG GGCTTGTGGGGGTCAGGGAAGGATCAGTGTAGCAAAGAGATGCTGCGCTCCTCCTTCTTCGCCAGCCGCAAACGTAAGAAGCCCAAGGACAAAGCTCATCCCAGCAGTTCAGACGACGACCTGGACGCTGTGTTCCCCAAGAAGGAGCTCCCGGAGGagagccagcagcagcctctgtggTCCCCGGACAGCcggacagaggaggagggggagacagatgaaaacagtgagaaagagaagTACAGGAACAGCTCGGAGGAACAGCTTGACAGTCCCAACAGGAAAGAGTCTCTGTCTTGCAGCCTGGTATCGcagccctctccctccctgcctccagAACACATTTCCTCCGCCCTTCAAGCCGGCTCCCCCTACGCCTCACCCTCCCATTCCCCGAACCTCAGCTACCGCATGCCGATGGCTCACCAGTCCTCTCTGTCAGACCCGCCTTCCAACTATGACGACACAGTGTCCGACCTCGGTACGATGAACAGCACCAGCTCTCAGGCGTCGGTGCCCAGAGTGAGGCGAGGCAAGACGGCGGCTCTGGGTCCAGAGGCAGGCCCCAGCGGGCTCGGAGCAGAGGTTTGCTCCATCACCTCCGACtactccaccacctcctccatgACATTCCTGACGGGAGCTGAGCTCAGCACCCTCAGTCCTGAGGTGCAGTCTGTAGCAGAAAGCAGGGGAGGAGACGATGCCGACGACGAGAGAAGCGAGCTCATCAGCGAGGGGAGGCCgatggagacagacagtgagagcgacctgtctgtgtttacagTCGCAAAAACTGATCAGCGAGAACTGCAGGAGACTCATCGACCCCTCCCTTCCCACAGACTCATCGAGTGTGATACGTTGTCCAGAAAGAAAGCTGCTCAACAGAAAACCAACAGCGAGTCTTCACTGGATGGAGCCTGGAGTGATAAAGATTCCAACAGGCTGTCGCGAGTGTTGGGGTCGGTCAAAGGGCGCTCCACAGGCAGCCTCAGCTCCTCGTCTCGTAGCGAGTTAGATAAGGCGGAGCCGGCGTGGAAGCTGAAGATTACCGACAGGCTGAAGGTGCGTCTGCGGATGTCTGTGGATGACATGTTTGGCGTGGGCAGCCAGAGGAGCCGGTCCCCGGAGGGCCGCAGTAAGAAGAAGAACATCAGACGCAGGCACACCATGGGCGGTCAGAGGGACTTTGCAGAGTTGTCTGTTTTGGGAGACTGGCAGGTCGGCATCGGTTCAGGCTCCCGGTctgagctgtcagctgtggACCAGCTGAAGCCGAAGTGCAGCTCTCAAGACTTCTCCATCGGGGACTGGATTGCCCGCGAGCGCCACCGCACCAGCAATCCCGAGGTCAGCCTGGACCTCTCTGAACAGCAGGGGGGGCTGTGCGGCGCAAACCTCGGAGCCTCGTCCTCCTCCGACCCCCCTCATCGTCCAGCTGAGGTGTTGAACGGGGACGTCCCCCAGAGTAAAAATCTGAGCCTCTCGGCCACCGCTCACCCACATAAACTCACGAGTTCCCAGGTGGTCCATTCGCGCTTTTATCAGTACCTGTGA